The genomic DNA GCGGGCAGACACTCTGCCAGACCGATCTAGTTTGATTGACGCAGCCGACGATGCCTAACAATTCGCCGCAAATTTGCCGTTACAACCCGGCGGAACTGTCGTAATCCGGACTGTCGTGTGCGGAAAAAAACGATCTCTAGCGAATGTGTAGCGACCGGAGAGGCCCAAGTTGGGATTAGGCTCGCGATTCGAGGAAGGTTTGCAGGGCGAGGCGATTCGATTCGAAGGCCATGTTTTCGAGGTGTTCTGGCCCAAGGTCGCAGAACGAGGTCGATTGCACCTCGCTCGGTTCGGCTTCCAACGCATCTAGGTCGACGATTTGGCAGGTGTAGAAGAGATCGACGACCGGAATGATCAAGCCGCGATATTCGTAGCTGTTGGTGAAGGAGGTGAGGTATTGGAATGATTCGACGTTCAGCCGCACCTCTTCCTGAATTTCGCGGATCAACGCCATTTCGCCGGTCTCGCCGCTGTCGACAAAACCGCCGGGCAGGCCCCACTTTCCCTTGCCCGGATCGCGGGCGCGGCGAAGCAGTAGCACCCGACCTTGCGAGTCGGTGACAATTCCACCAACGGCCACCGTGGGGCCAAAGTGAAACGTGTACTGGCAAGCGGAACATCGGAAGGGATCCTCGCCGATCGCAGCCGCCGCGGCTCCGCATCGTGGACAAAAATGGAAGGTTTGCGTAATCGGAAGGTTCATCAAAGGCTCGGCTGTTGAGGTCGGCGGTTGGTTCCCCACCGATGGTACGAGAAACGGGGTGCCGTTTGAATCCGTGCGGCGGGGACAACTGCGGCTCTTTTGCGATTTGATCGAACCGCTTATCCTTTGTGCGTCGCCGTTTTAACCTTTATTGCATCGAAGAGCATTTATGGAAGCTGGTATTGTTGGCTTGCCGAACGTCGGAAAAAGCACGTTGTTCAACGCGTTGACGAGTTCACAAGCGGCCCAAAGCGAAAATTATCCGTTTTGCACGATCGAACCCAACGAAGGAATTGTCAACGTTCCCGACGGGCGATTGCAGACGATCACCAATTTGATCCACACCAAAAAGATCATTCCTGCAGCGCTCAAGCTGGTCGATATTGCGGGAATTGTTAAAGGTGCCAGCGAAGGGGAGGGCTTGGGGAATAAGTTCCTCAGCCACATCCGCCAGGTCGATGCGATCATCCAAGTCGTCCGCTGTTTCGAAGATCCCGACGTCACCCACGTCGCCGGC from Rosistilla carotiformis includes the following:
- a CDS encoding NUDIX hydrolase codes for the protein MNLPITQTFHFCPRCGAAAAAIGEDPFRCSACQYTFHFGPTVAVGGIVTDSQGRVLLLRRARDPGKGKWGLPGGFVDSGETGEMALIREIQEEVRLNVESFQYLTSFTNSYEYRGLIIPVVDLFYTCQIVDLDALEAEPSEVQSTSFCDLGPEHLENMAFESNRLALQTFLESRA